One genomic window of Fusobacterium sp. FSA-380-WT-3A includes the following:
- the atpH gene encoding ATP synthase F1 subunit delta, which produces MANNKVGRRYAEAIYLVGESNNNLKEIYEALNLLMEMYLKDKEFKNLIDHPLIALEEKKDFLNKIYSSEKEEVKNIIFYLLEKGRVMDIREIVAEYLKIYYFKNQILDVEATFAQDITEKQKERLIKNLEKRTNKKINLKVNIEKSIIGGGILKIGDKIIDGSIKTQLKTLIKEN; this is translated from the coding sequence ATGGCAAATAATAAAGTTGGAAGAAGATATGCTGAAGCAATCTATTTAGTAGGAGAATCTAATAATAATTTAAAAGAAATTTATGAAGCACTTAATCTTTTAATGGAGATGTATCTAAAAGATAAGGAGTTTAAAAATCTAATAGACCATCCATTAATAGCTTTGGAAGAAAAAAAAGATTTCTTGAATAAAATATATTCTTCAGAAAAAGAGGAAGTAAAAAATATTATATTTTACCTTTTAGAAAAAGGAAGAGTAATGGATATTAGAGAAATTGTGGCTGAATATTTAAAAATCTACTATTTCAAAAATCAAATTTTAGATGTAGAAGCTACATTTGCTCAAGATATTACAGAAAAACAAAAAGAAAGATTAATCAAAAATTTAGAAAAGAGAACTAATAAAAAAATTAATCTAAAAGTTAATATTGAGAAGTCAATAATTGGTGGAGGAATCTTAAAAATAGGTGATAAGATAATAGATGGAAGTATAAAAACTCAATTAAAGACTTTGATAAAAGAAAATTAG
- the atpF gene encoding F0F1 ATP synthase subunit B, with protein sequence MAVQTMPAISIDVNMFWQIINFFVLIVIFNKYFKKPLGRIIKERREKISGDLEEAKKNKEIAEAEVEKAKVILREAKDEAHKIITTAEKKADERREEIIKSATFQRDKILKSAEIEVEKMKEKARKDIKEEMQKIAVQLAEKLVNEKLDSKKGSALIDNFIDEMGDA encoded by the coding sequence TTGGCAGTACAAACAATGCCTGCTATTTCAATTGATGTCAATATGTTTTGGCAAATAATAAACTTCTTTGTTTTAATAGTTATTTTTAATAAATATTTTAAAAAACCTTTAGGAAGAATAATTAAAGAAAGAAGAGAAAAAATATCAGGAGATTTAGAGGAAGCTAAAAAGAACAAAGAGATAGCTGAAGCTGAAGTAGAAAAGGCTAAAGTTATATTGAGAGAAGCTAAAGATGAAGCTCATAAAATAATAACAACTGCTGAGAAAAAGGCAGATGAAAGAAGAGAAGAAATAATAAAAAGTGCTACATTCCAAAGAGATAAGATTTTAAAAAGTGCTGAAATAGAAGTAGAAAAAATGAAAGAAAAAGCAAGAAAAGACATTAAAGAGGAAATGCAAAAAATAGCTGTTCAACTTGCTGAAAAACTTGTAAATGAAAAATTAGATTCTAAAAAAGGTAGTGCTTTAATAGATAACTTTATAGATGAAATGGGAGATGCTTAA
- the atpE gene encoding ATP synthase F0 subunit C, with product MDMLLAKTIVLAASAVGAGCAMIAGLGPGIGEGFAAGKAVEAVARQPEAKGDIISTMILGCAIAESTGIYSLVVAMILLYANPLISALAK from the coding sequence ATGGATATGTTATTAGCAAAAACAATAGTTTTAGCAGCATCAGCAGTAGGAGCAGGTTGTGCTATGATAGCTGGATTAGGACCAGGAATAGGGGAAGGATTTGCAGCTGGTAAAGCCGTAGAAGCTGTAGCAAGACAACCAGAAGCTAAAGGAGATATAATTTCTACAATGATTTTAGGATGTGCCATAGCAGAGTCAACAGGAATTTATTCTCTAGTTGTAGCAATGATATTATTATATGCAAACCCACTTATATCAGCATTAGCAAAATAA
- the atpB gene encoding F0F1 ATP synthase subunit A: MSVTFMTPPLVEGPKVVFYIPLPEFLDKFPLAMEMGNGKVGLPVSMTVVATWFCMFVLFLLFRLGTRKMELIPTSKLQIMLESLYNFLDGIITQMLGKWKKRYFSFISCLCLFIFTGNILMFFPIPWASFTEEGVVLAPAFRAPTADLNTTLGLALLTTIVFVGTNISQGGILGYLKGFTEPVPIMLPLNIIGELAKPVNMSFRLFGNMFAGMVILGLLYKVVPAVIPAPLHLYFDLFSGAVQSFVFTMLALVHIKGALGDSEPQLGQ, from the coding sequence ATGAGTGTTACTTTTATGACTCCACCTCTAGTGGAAGGACCTAAAGTAGTCTTTTATATTCCACTTCCAGAATTTTTAGACAAATTTCCATTAGCAATGGAAATGGGTAATGGAAAAGTTGGATTACCTGTGAGTATGACTGTAGTTGCCACTTGGTTTTGTATGTTTGTACTATTTTTATTATTTAGATTAGGTACAAGAAAAATGGAATTAATTCCAACAAGTAAATTACAGATAATGCTTGAATCTCTTTATAATTTCTTAGATGGAATTATAACTCAGATGTTAGGTAAGTGGAAAAAGAGATACTTTAGTTTTATTTCTTGTTTATGTTTATTTATATTTACAGGAAATATTCTTATGTTTTTTCCTATTCCGTGGGCCTCTTTTACAGAAGAGGGGGTTGTTTTAGCTCCAGCTTTTAGAGCTCCAACAGCTGATTTGAATACAACACTTGGACTAGCTTTATTAACTACCATAGTCTTTGTTGGAACAAATATTTCACAGGGAGGAATATTAGGATATTTAAAAGGATTTACAGAGCCAGTACCAATAATGTTGCCACTTAATATAATTGGGGAACTAGCAAAACCAGTAAATATGTCTTTCAGATTGTTTGGAAATATGTTTGCTGGAATGGTAATACTTGGACTTCTATACAAAGTTGTACCAGCTGTTATTCCAGCCCCACTACATTTATATTTTGACTTATTTAGTGGAGCAGTACAAAGCTTTGTATTCACAATGTTAGCTCTAGTACATATAAAAGGAGCTTTAGGGGATTCTGAACCCCAATTAGGACAATAA
- a CDS encoding ATPase — MEDIKKIIKNSLITSIIILIYGLIVKSKEVYGGMFLGSLISIFCFYTIYLDVKTSLLRGASFKSGVLNYLKRYFIYCISLGTSIYFFGLGMMLGTAIGLLNIRFNILLMVLYKNLLKWKDKYLK, encoded by the coding sequence ATGGAAGATATAAAAAAAATCATAAAAAATTCATTAATAACTTCTATAATAATTTTAATTTATGGTTTAATAGTAAAGAGTAAAGAAGTATATGGAGGGATGTTTTTAGGTTCTCTAATATCTATTTTTTGCTTTTATACTATTTATTTAGATGTAAAAACTTCTTTATTGAGAGGAGCAAGTTTTAAAAGTGGTGTCCTAAACTATTTAAAAAGATACTTTATATATTGTATATCTTTAGGAACTTCAATTTATTTTTTTGGTTTGGGAATGATGTTAGGTACTGCCATAGGACTATTGAATATCAGATTCAATATATTACTAATGGTTTTATATAAAAATCTTTTAAAGTGGAAAGATAAGTATCTAAAATAG
- a CDS encoding AtpZ/AtpI family protein: MLKFNKDFFRYFALLGTLGFVIIGNILVSLSIYFLIQKIFFESHLLFIIFLLLGIVSGFYSVYKQIMKK, translated from the coding sequence ATGTTAAAGTTCAACAAAGATTTTTTTAGATATTTTGCCTTATTAGGGACATTAGGATTCGTTATAATTGGAAATATTTTAGTTTCTTTAAGTATATACTTTCTTATACAAAAAATTTTTTTTGAAAGCCATTTACTATTTATAATATTTTTACTTTTAGGGATAGTAAGTGGGTTTTATAGTGTATATAAACAAATAATGAAAAAGTAG
- a CDS encoding class I SAM-dependent methyltransferase, giving the protein MSVVKKSKIKNLGIVGNMYKNFSKVYDKFMENCSYDDWAQFLKNIISDCKLQGKKILDLGCGTGEILLRMDGYNCSGLDLSSEMLKKANIKLKGKNIPLFLGDMREFNTGEKYGIIFSFFDTLNHLTSNEDLLDTFNSVKTSLDDGGIYIFDVVDREFMNKMFSNGVFADVRKDFSMIWEHEVEEETGLDIIEATYFIKNKNKTYDRFSEVYEKKIFTKEEIEVACDLSGLSIEKIIIDESLAGKRYFYILKNN; this is encoded by the coding sequence ATGTCTGTAGTAAAAAAAAGTAAAATAAAAAATCTGGGAATAGTGGGGAATATGTATAAAAATTTTTCTAAAGTATATGACAAATTTATGGAAAATTGTAGTTATGATGATTGGGCACAATTTTTAAAAAATATAATTTCTGATTGTAAATTACAAGGTAAAAAAATATTGGATTTAGGTTGTGGTACTGGAGAAATTCTTTTGAGAATGGATGGATATAATTGTAGTGGATTGGATTTATCTTCAGAAATGTTAAAAAAAGCAAATATTAAATTGAAGGGAAAGAATATACCACTTTTCTTAGGAGATATGAGAGAATTTAATACAGGAGAAAAGTATGGTATAATTTTTTCTTTTTTTGATACTTTAAACCATTTGACTTCTAATGAAGATTTATTAGATACTTTCAATAGTGTAAAAACTTCTTTAGATGATGGTGGGATTTATATATTTGATGTTGTGGACAGAGAGTTTATGAATAAGATGTTTTCTAATGGAGTTTTTGCAGATGTAAGAAAAGATTTTTCTATGATATGGGAACATGAAGTGGAAGAAGAAACAGGTTTAGATATAATCGAGGCTACATATTTTATAAAAAATAAAAATAAAACTTATGATAGATTTTCAGAGGTTTATGAGAAAAAAATATTTACAAAAGAGGAGATAGAAGTTGCTTGTGATTTAAGTGGACTATCTATTGAAAAAATTATTATAGATGAAAGTCTAGCTGGAAAAAGATATTTTTATATTTTAAAAAATAATTAA
- a CDS encoding helix-turn-helix domain-containing protein, with translation MDSNKQYNCYFELTLDIMGGKWKPIILYYINSNGVARYSDLKRFIPSINERMLTRQLRELETDLLIKRKVYPVVPPKVEYSLTEYGKSLIPILSSLVQWGKDYANSRNFTNFKMDIPNKEGEIK, from the coding sequence ATGGATTCTAACAAACAATATAATTGTTATTTTGAATTGACTCTTGATATAATGGGAGGAAAGTGGAAACCTATAATTTTATATTATATAAATTCCAATGGAGTAGCAAGATATAGTGATTTAAAAAGATTTATTCCAAGTATAAATGAAAGAATGTTGACAAGACAATTAAGAGAACTAGAAACGGACCTACTGATTAAAAGAAAAGTATATCCTGTTGTTCCACCTAAAGTAGAATATTCTCTTACAGAGTATGGGAAATCTTTAATTCCAATATTATCTTCATTGGTTCAATGGGGAAAAGATTACGCCAATTCTAGAAATTTTACAAATTTTAAAATGGATATTCCCAATAAAGAAGGAGAGATAAAATAA
- a CDS encoding FAD-dependent oxidoreductase, whose product MKKVLIVGGVAGGASTATRLRRLNEDLEIILFEKGQHVSFANCGLPYHISGVIENRESLLVQTPEKLKKRFNIDVRINSEVISVDSNEKKVVVKNNNEEYIETFDYLVLAPGAKPLVPPIDGITGNNIYTLRNVTDLDRIMDKLKGKNIKNAIVIGGGFIGIEVAENLQETGIDTTIIEAAPSILAPFDSEISNFLEVELISNGVQLLTNNKVVKFEEKDEKVIVSFENENKIEGDLVILAIGVTPDTNFLKNSGINLGERGHILVNDSLETNVKDIYALGDAVLVKHFVTGQDVSIALAGPANRQGRIVADNIMERNKIYKGSFGTSIIKVFSLTGAATGLNERSIKSLGKKYEKMYLHPNDHANYYPGATPISIKLLYEKESKKVLGAQAVGIKGVDKFIDVIATVLKFKGTIYDLSELDLAYAPPYSSAKSPVNMSGFIGENIEDKLVEQIFIDDLKNFDKEKNIILDVREELEVIVGEFENSINIPLSQLRERYEELPKDKEIWAYCAVGLRGYIASRFLTSLGYKVKNIAGGFKSKLKEPKKIDKKINNTPNNGNSNINDKEFLDLSGLSCPGPLVKIKEKIDEMKESELLKVKVTDPGFYNDIQSWAEITKNKVVSLEKENGKIYATLQKGLETQKENNDKENKIIETSDSMTIVVFSGDLDKAIAAFIIANGALAMGKKVTMFFTFWGLSILKKKTLMNKTPMEKLFSIMLPKSSKSLPISKMNFFGLGAKMIRDIMDKKNIMSLEELMNKSIKDGAQLVACTMSMEVMGIKEEELIDGISFGGVGKYLGEANKSNNNLFI is encoded by the coding sequence ATGAAAAAAGTTTTAATTGTAGGTGGAGTAGCTGGAGGAGCTTCAACTGCCACTAGACTTAGAAGATTAAATGAAGATTTAGAAATTATTTTATTTGAAAAAGGACAACATGTATCTTTTGCTAATTGTGGATTACCTTATCATATTAGTGGAGTAATTGAAAATAGAGAAAGTTTATTGGTTCAAACACCTGAAAAATTAAAAAAGAGATTTAATATAGATGTAAGAATTAATAGTGAAGTGATTTCTGTTGATTCTAATGAAAAAAAAGTAGTTGTTAAAAATAATAATGAAGAGTATATAGAAACTTTTGATTATTTGGTTTTGGCTCCTGGAGCAAAACCATTAGTTCCTCCTATTGATGGAATCACTGGAAATAATATCTATACTCTTAGAAATGTAACTGACCTTGATAGAATTATGGATAAATTAAAAGGAAAAAATATTAAAAATGCTATTGTGATTGGTGGAGGATTTATTGGAATAGAAGTAGCTGAAAACTTACAAGAAACAGGAATTGATACAACAATTATTGAAGCTGCTCCTAGTATCCTTGCTCCTTTTGACAGTGAAATTTCAAATTTTTTAGAAGTTGAGCTTATAAGTAATGGTGTTCAATTATTAACAAATAATAAAGTAGTGAAATTTGAAGAAAAAGATGAAAAAGTAATAGTTTCTTTTGAAAATGAAAATAAAATTGAAGGAGATTTAGTTATATTAGCCATTGGCGTAACTCCTGATACAAATTTCTTAAAAAATTCAGGAATAAATTTAGGAGAAAGAGGTCATATTTTAGTAAATGACTCTCTTGAAACTAATGTAAAAGATATCTATGCTCTTGGAGATGCTGTTTTGGTAAAACATTTTGTAACAGGTCAAGATGTATCTATAGCTTTGGCTGGTCCTGCTAATAGACAAGGAAGAATAGTAGCTGACAATATTATGGAAAGAAATAAAATATATAAGGGAAGTTTTGGAACTTCTATTATAAAGGTATTTTCTTTGACAGGAGCTGCCACAGGATTAAATGAAAGAAGTATAAAGTCTCTTGGGAAAAAATATGAAAAAATGTATCTTCATCCTAATGACCATGCTAATTATTATCCAGGAGCTACACCTATAAGTATAAAACTTTTATATGAAAAAGAAAGTAAAAAAGTTTTAGGGGCCCAAGCTGTTGGAATTAAAGGAGTAGATAAATTTATTGATGTTATAGCTACTGTTTTAAAATTTAAAGGAACTATCTATGATTTATCTGAACTAGATTTAGCTTATGCTCCACCATACTCTTCTGCAAAATCCCCTGTTAATATGAGTGGATTTATTGGTGAAAATATTGAAGATAAATTAGTTGAGCAAATTTTTATTGATGATTTAAAGAATTTTGATAAAGAAAAAAATATTATTCTTGATGTTAGAGAAGAATTAGAAGTAATAGTTGGAGAATTTGAAAATTCCATAAATATTCCTCTTAGTCAATTAAGAGAAAGATATGAAGAATTACCAAAAGATAAAGAAATTTGGGCATATTGTGCTGTAGGACTTAGAGGATATATAGCAAGTAGATTTTTAACTTCTCTTGGTTATAAAGTAAAAAATATAGCTGGTGGATTTAAAAGTAAATTAAAAGAGCCTAAAAAAATAGATAAAAAAATTAATAATACTCCAAATAATGGAAATTCAAATATAAATGATAAGGAGTTTTTAGATTTATCTGGACTTTCTTGTCCTGGTCCTCTTGTAAAAATAAAAGAAAAAATTGATGAAATGAAAGAAAGTGAACTTTTAAAAGTAAAAGTAACAGACCCTGGATTCTATAATGATATTCAAAGTTGGGCTGAAATTACTAAAAATAAAGTTGTATCTTTAGAAAAAGAAAATGGAAAAATCTATGCAACATTACAAAAAGGTTTAGAAACTCAAAAAGAAAATAATGATAAAGAAAATAAAATCATTGAAACTAGTGATTCTATGACTATCGTTGTATTTAGTGGAGATTTAGATAAAGCTATAGCAGCCTTTATTATAGCTAATGGGGCTTTAGCTATGGGTAAAAAAGTAACAATGTTCTTTACTTTTTGGGGATTAAGTATTCTTAAGAAAAAAACTCTTATGAATAAAACACCTATGGAAAAATTGTTCTCTATTATGTTGCCAAAAAGCAGTAAATCTTTACCTATCTCTAAAATGAATTTCTTTGGTCTTGGAGCTAAAATGATAAGAGATATAATGGATAAGAAAAATATAATGTCATTAGAAGAACTTATGAATAAAAGTATAAAAGATGGAGCTCAATTAGTAGCTTGTACAATGTCTATGGAGGTTATGGGAATAAAAGAGGAAGAATTAATAGATGGAATTAGCTTTGGAGGAGTTGGAAAATATTTAGGAGAAGCCAATAAATCTAATAATAATTTATTTATTTAA
- a CDS encoding permease, which yields MVSFYILAFLGLIFSFIKSKEKTKKALKKSWKSFENIMPQFLSIILLIGMMLAILTPEEISKILGDKSGIMGIIIGAIIGSITLIPGFVAFPLASALLHNGAGITQIAAFVSTLMMVGIVTIPVEITYFGKKVTIIRNLSAFIFSLIVAFIIGGVLQ from the coding sequence ATGGTTAGTTTTTATATATTAGCTTTTCTAGGATTAATTTTCTCTTTTATTAAAAGTAAAGAAAAAACTAAAAAAGCTTTAAAAAAATCTTGGAAATCTTTTGAAAATATTATGCCTCAATTCCTATCAATAATCTTATTGATAGGAATGATGTTGGCTATATTAACTCCTGAGGAAATCTCTAAAATTTTAGGAGATAAATCTGGAATTATGGGAATTATCATAGGAGCTATTATAGGTTCTATTACTCTAATCCCTGGATTTGTTGCCTTTCCTTTGGCCAGTGCTCTTTTACACAATGGAGCTGGTATTACACAGATAGCTGCTTTTGTTTCTACTTTAATGATGGTAGGTATTGTAACAATCCCAGTAGAGATAACTTATTTTGGAAAAAAAGTTACTATTATTCGTAACTTATCTGCCTTTATTTTCTCTCTCATTGTTGCCTTTATAATAGGAGGTGTTTTACAATGA
- a CDS encoding permease, producing the protein MKGIIKRYRVFIILFIINLSFLFIKPEMGKISFEITYKNLIEMLGIIPPIFILLGPLDVWVKKETMMKFMGKGSGIKGVLLSFLMGSTAAGPLYAAFPIAGVLLKKGTSIFNVLIFIGAWSTMKIPLLIFESTSLGYNFSLLRLALNIIGIPLIAFIINISLNENDKRNIYELAEERE; encoded by the coding sequence ATGAAAGGAATAATTAAAAGATATAGAGTTTTTATCATACTTTTTATTATAAACCTTAGTTTTCTTTTTATAAAACCTGAAATGGGAAAAATATCTTTTGAAATAACATATAAAAATTTAATTGAAATGTTAGGTATAATACCACCAATTTTTATTTTATTAGGACCTTTAGATGTTTGGGTGAAAAAAGAAACTATGATGAAATTTATGGGAAAAGGTTCTGGTATCAAAGGAGTACTTTTATCTTTCTTAATGGGTTCTACTGCTGCTGGTCCTCTTTATGCAGCCTTTCCTATAGCTGGAGTTCTATTAAAAAAAGGAACTAGTATATTTAATGTTTTAATTTTTATTGGAGCTTGGTCTACAATGAAAATACCTCTTTTAATATTTGAATCTACATCACTTGGGTATAACTTTTCTTTACTAAGATTAGCTCTTAATATAATAGGAATTCCTCTAATAGCTTTTATAATAAATATTTCTCTGAATGAAAATGACAAAAGAAATATTTATGAATTAGCTGAAGAAAGAGAGTAA
- a CDS encoding gamma-glutamyl-gamma-aminobutyrate hydrolase family protein translates to MRKKVIGISSDFFFVENKVSESFRRLFINEDYTKAIELSGGIPLVIPLSNDKELLKETLSLCDALLLTGGADIDPFLYNEERTKNLGNIKPERDFYEKELYSIAKEMKLPILGICRGMQLINVLEGGTLYQDLGYRECKENNIEHLQKDNKNYPCHYVSIEENSYLFEIFNSKKIAVNSYHHQAVKKLSSKFILTAQSSDGIVEGFENKEEKIMCVQWHPEKMLDDCKMLEIFKFFIAMI, encoded by the coding sequence ATGAGAAAAAAAGTAATAGGAATCTCTTCAGATTTCTTTTTTGTAGAAAATAAAGTTTCAGAAAGTTTTAGAAGATTATTTATAAATGAAGATTATACAAAAGCTATTGAACTATCAGGAGGAATACCTTTAGTTATTCCTCTTTCAAATGATAAAGAATTATTAAAAGAAACTCTTAGTTTATGTGATGCTTTACTTTTAACAGGAGGAGCGGATATAGACCCTTTTCTTTATAATGAAGAGAGAACAAAAAATTTAGGAAATATTAAACCTGAAAGAGATTTTTATGAAAAAGAACTATATTCAATAGCAAAAGAGATGAAACTTCCAATTTTAGGAATATGTAGAGGAATGCAACTTATAAATGTTTTAGAGGGAGGGACTCTTTATCAAGATTTAGGATATAGAGAGTGTAAAGAAAATAATATCGAACATTTACAAAAAGATAATAAAAATTATCCTTGTCATTATGTTTCTATAGAAGAAAATTCTTATTTATTTGAAATATTTAACTCTAAAAAAATAGCTGTTAATTCTTATCATCATCAAGCTGTGAAAAAATTATCTTCTAAATTTATTTTAACAGCTCAATCATCAGATGGAATAGTAGAAGGATTTGAAAATAAAGAAGAAAAAATAATGTGTGTTCAATGGCATCCTGAAAAAATGTTAGATGACTGTAAAATGTTAGAAATTTTTAAATTTTTTATTGCAATGATATAA
- a CDS encoding dicarboxylate/amino acid:cation symporter encodes MEERKQSLWEAYKFSIILIGAILIGSYIGAHFGDGAKKLKPLGDLFINGMFTIVVPLVFVTISSSIAAMSDMKRLGKILKTLLLTFVGTGIVAFVYIFIVVKIFPPAQGVELTLTTPEALKPFQTGDQIVKALTVTDFPELISRSNMLPLIIFSIVFGLCVNMIGEKGKIIARGLDALAEVFLKMIGLLMYYAPIGLGAYFAALVGEYGKELIGSYARAMLIYYPLCIVYMFTAFPLYGYIAGGKDGIKALKNLVSPAITAVATQSSIATLPVNLEASQKIGVPKDIREIVLPIGATAHMDGTVISSILKISFLFGVYQIPFEGMGTYLSALALSVVGGVVMSGVPGGGLIGEMLIVTMYGFPPEAFPIIATIGYLVDPPATMINASGDTVAAMIITRVVEGKDWLKKNLG; translated from the coding sequence ATGGAAGAAAGAAAACAAAGTTTATGGGAAGCCTATAAATTTTCAATAATTTTAATAGGTGCTATACTAATAGGTAGTTATATAGGAGCTCATTTTGGTGATGGTGCTAAAAAATTAAAACCATTGGGAGATTTATTTATTAATGGTATGTTTACTATTGTTGTTCCTTTAGTTTTTGTTACAATCAGTAGTTCTATTGCTGCTATGAGTGATATGAAGAGATTGGGAAAAATATTAAAAACATTACTTCTAACGTTTGTTGGAACAGGAATAGTAGCTTTTGTTTATATTTTTATAGTTGTAAAAATATTTCCACCAGCTCAAGGGGTTGAATTGACTCTTACAACTCCAGAAGCTTTAAAACCATTCCAAACAGGAGACCAAATTGTAAAAGCTTTAACAGTAACAGATTTTCCAGAATTAATTTCTAGGTCAAATATGTTACCACTAATAATTTTCTCAATAGTATTTGGACTTTGTGTAAATATGATTGGAGAAAAAGGAAAAATAATAGCTAGAGGATTAGATGCTTTAGCTGAAGTATTTTTAAAAATGATAGGACTTTTAATGTACTATGCTCCAATAGGATTAGGAGCTTATTTTGCTGCTTTAGTAGGAGAGTATGGAAAAGAATTAATAGGTTCTTATGCTAGAGCTATGTTGATATATTATCCTTTATGTATAGTTTATATGTTTACAGCTTTTCCATTATATGGATATATAGCTGGAGGAAAAGATGGAATAAAGGCTTTGAAAAATTTAGTTTCACCAGCAATTACAGCTGTGGCCACTCAAAGTAGTATAGCTACCCTTCCTGTAAATTTAGAGGCTAGTCAAAAAATAGGTGTGCCAAAAGATATAAGAGAAATAGTACTTCCAATAGGAGCTACAGCTCATATGGATGGAACAGTTATAAGTTCTATTTTAAAAATATCTTTCTTATTTGGTGTATATCAAATACCATTTGAAGGAATGGGAACATATTTAAGTGCTTTAGCTTTATCAGTAGTAGGTGGAGTTGTTATGTCAGGAGTACCTGGTGGAGGATTAATCGGAGAAATGTTAATTGTTACTATGTATGGATTCCCACCTGAAGCTTTCCCAATTATAGCTACAATAGGATATTTAGTTGACCCACCAGCAACAATGATAAATGCTAGTGGAGATACAGTAGCAGCCATGATTATTACAAGAGTTGTTGAAGGAAAAGACTGGCTTAAGAAAAATTTAGGATAA
- a CDS encoding glutaredoxin: MKVTVIGSHLCKDTVDALEILKDKKIEIEFLNISEDLTSLKKYLSYRETEDMYEEIRKSGKIGIPLLILEDGTKTFDVDKIY, from the coding sequence ATGAAAGTAACAGTTATAGGAAGTCATTTATGTAAAGATACAGTAGATGCTTTAGAGATATTAAAAGATAAAAAAATAGAGATAGAATTCCTAAATATATCAGAAGATTTAACATCATTAAAAAAATATTTATCCTATAGAGAAACAGAAGATATGTATGAAGAAATAAGAAAAAGTGGGAAGATAGGAATACCATTGTTAATTTTAGAAGATGGAACAAAAACTTTTGATGTAGATAAAATCTATTAA